The proteins below come from a single Deinococcus fonticola genomic window:
- a CDS encoding NAD(P)-dependent oxidoreductase has product MRVLVPQMPDFRALSVPNVELDFYARGSVPAGEAVGAVLWMTDADTRDTLLKVPGLQWVLTLTAGIDHVQGHLPAGVKLFNANALHDRAVAVHVVTGMLAAMRGLHRFRDAQRAGHWMRVTPPESNLHTLDGLKVVLWGYGHIGRIVDDLLAPFGVTTYAINSKTEPDLLEYRLREADWVVLLLPSTEQTRGVVNAELLGKLKRGAWLSNQGRGGLIVTADLLDALNSGQLGGAVLDVTDPEPLPEGHPLFAQENVLLTPHVASTTSDLLARGAAYTRDFLLDLTQGRDPDGLVKAGRIY; this is encoded by the coding sequence ATGCGTGTGCTTGTGCCCCAGATGCCTGACTTTCGTGCCCTGAGCGTTCCCAATGTGGAACTGGACTTTTACGCCAGAGGGAGCGTACCGGCTGGCGAGGCGGTGGGCGCGGTGCTGTGGATGACGGACGCGGACACCCGCGACACGCTTTTGAAGGTGCCGGGCCTCCAGTGGGTGCTGACCCTTACGGCAGGCATCGATCATGTTCAGGGACACCTGCCGGCGGGGGTGAAGCTGTTCAACGCGAACGCCCTGCATGACCGGGCCGTGGCAGTACACGTGGTCACGGGCATGCTGGCGGCCATGCGCGGCCTGCACCGCTTCCGCGACGCCCAGCGCGCGGGTCACTGGATGCGCGTCACGCCGCCGGAATCGAACCTGCACACACTGGACGGCCTGAAGGTCGTGCTGTGGGGCTACGGCCACATTGGCCGGATCGTGGATGACCTGCTGGCCCCGTTCGGCGTGACGACGTACGCCATCAACTCGAAAACCGAACCCGACCTGCTGGAGTACCGCCTGCGTGAGGCGGACTGGGTGGTCTTGCTGCTGCCCAGCACCGAGCAGACGCGTGGGGTGGTGAACGCCGAGTTGCTGGGCAAACTGAAGCGGGGCGCGTGGCTGAGCAACCAGGGGCGCGGAGGGCTGATCGTCACGGCCGACCTGCTGGACGCCCTGAACTCCGGCCAGCTGGGCGGCGCCGTGCTAGACGTGACCGACCCGGAACCCCTGCCGGAAGGCCACCCGCTGTTCGCCCAGGAAAACGTCCTTCTGACCCCGCATGTCGCCAGCACGACCAGCGACCTGCTGGCCCGCGGCGCGGCTTACACCCGCGATTTCCTGCTCGACCTGACGCAGGGCCGCGACCCGGACGGCCTGGTGAAGGCCGGACGCATTTACTGA
- a CDS encoding GNAT family N-acetyltransferase, with protein sequence MTRGAQPPRHCPRVTLKRVLDFSGAEWHTLYGFFRDRELADWNDAKPIRMPEWMFRRVMQDEEKSSERAGFGVLNERGELIGSAELYDFRPSPPLRATTATLGVMIGYPRLWNQGYGREAVHALLHWAFTVQEPPLQRVRLTTFGHNRRAQRAFAACGFQETGRLERPNRTDVHMEISRAAWLAQANLPENSPDL encoded by the coding sequence ATGACGCGGGGCGCCCAGCCCCCCCGGCACTGTCCCCGCGTGACCCTGAAACGCGTGCTGGACTTCAGCGGCGCGGAGTGGCACACCCTGTACGGCTTTTTCCGCGACAGGGAGCTGGCCGACTGGAACGACGCCAAACCCATCAGGATGCCCGAGTGGATGTTCAGGCGCGTCATGCAGGACGAGGAAAAAAGCAGTGAACGCGCCGGCTTCGGCGTCCTGAACGAGCGCGGAGAACTGATCGGCAGCGCGGAACTGTACGACTTTCGCCCCAGTCCACCCCTGCGGGCCACCACGGCCACCCTGGGCGTCATGATCGGTTACCCGCGCCTGTGGAATCAGGGGTACGGGCGCGAGGCCGTTCACGCGCTGCTGCACTGGGCCTTCACGGTGCAGGAACCGCCTCTGCAACGCGTGCGCCTGACCACCTTCGGCCACAACCGCCGCGCCCAGCGGGCCTTTGCCGCGTGCGGGTTTCAGGAAACGGGCAGGCTGGAACGCCCGAACCGCACCGACGTTCACATGGAAATCAGCCGCGCCGCGTGGCTGGCACAGGCCAACCTGCCGGAGAACAGCCCAGATCTCTGA
- a CDS encoding 3'(2'),5'-bisphosphate nucleotidase CysQ: MTFYGHELAVAEGLAREAGELLMQHRRAGLKVDYKTSRDDPVTAADREASKFIVDGLKHAFPADGLLSEEETDAPDSRVGLERVWIIDPIDGTHEYTEGSADFCVSIGLCVGGEALLGAVYAPATGELFSGYVGVGVRKNSRPVGFSERSAFVVSTSNTEYGRELHRYGLPGLAPSGSIALKLARLSAGEVDVTFTMSPRSEWDIAAGDALVRASGGFLRRRDGRPIVYNLSRPHIEQGIIGGRPEAVAWLETQLQANAIPTVHLNVQPGDPAWQALSPADQAELAGEPGVCIRYAGNRVLALLVVDPRTRTVQRSKGDAFHLARLTRDVTRAVGPLQDEPPQDGPRGP; encoded by the coding sequence ATGACGTTTTACGGGCATGAACTGGCAGTGGCGGAGGGTCTGGCGCGCGAAGCGGGCGAGCTTCTCATGCAGCACCGCCGCGCCGGATTGAAAGTGGATTACAAAACCAGCCGAGATGACCCTGTCACCGCGGCAGACCGTGAAGCGTCCAAATTCATTGTGGACGGTCTGAAACACGCTTTTCCTGCCGACGGCCTGCTGAGCGAGGAGGAAACCGACGCCCCAGACAGCCGCGTGGGCCTGGAGCGCGTGTGGATCATCGACCCCATCGACGGCACGCACGAATACACCGAGGGTTCAGCGGATTTCTGTGTGAGCATCGGCCTGTGCGTGGGGGGCGAGGCCCTGCTGGGGGCCGTGTACGCCCCGGCGACCGGGGAGCTGTTCAGCGGCTACGTGGGGGTGGGCGTGCGGAAGAACAGCCGGCCGGTGGGCTTCTCTGAGCGCTCAGCATTTGTGGTCAGCACGTCGAACACCGAGTATGGCCGCGAGTTGCACCGTTACGGCCTGCCGGGCCTGGCCCCCAGCGGCAGCATTGCCCTGAAACTGGCGCGGCTTTCGGCTGGTGAAGTGGACGTGACCTTCACCATGTCACCCCGCAGCGAGTGGGACATTGCCGCAGGCGACGCGCTGGTGCGGGCCTCGGGGGGATTCCTGCGGCGGCGCGACGGCCGACCGATTGTTTATAACCTCTCCAGGCCGCACATCGAGCAGGGCATCATCGGGGGCAGACCCGAAGCGGTGGCGTGGCTGGAAACGCAGTTGCAGGCGAACGCCATTCCCACCGTTCACCTTAACGTGCAGCCTGGTGATCCAGCCTGGCAGGCCCTCTCCCCTGCCGATCAGGCGGAACTGGCCGGGGAGCCGGGCGTGTGCATCCGTTACGCCGGGAATCGGGTGCTGGCCCTGCTGGTGGTTGACCCGCGCACCCGCACCGTTCAGCGCAGCAAAGGGGACGCCTTTCATCTGGCGCGCTTGACCAGGGACGTGACCCGCGCCGTCGGGCCACTGCAAGACGAGCCCCCACAAGATGGGCCGCGTGGGCCATGA
- the aspS gene encoding aspartate--tRNA(Asn) ligase: MPRTLARELPRHEGQTVKMQGFLHARRDLGGVQFLVLRDVSGITQCVGSGLTLPLAESSVEVVGMVKAHPKAPGGFEVQVQDFRVISAATEPAPVEIPKMEWHVNPETMLDYRVVTVRGLKERAALKVQAELLAAFRDHLQQEGFTEISTPKIVSAGAEGGANLFPIDYFGQPAYLAQSPQLYKQIMVGVFERVFEVAPVYRAEEHATSRHLNEYLSLDVEMGFIQDEEEVMALENRLLAAIMIRLEERCAHEFTLLNATIPDVPAHIPRISLMDARQLVTEKFGHQVGGKDLDPEAERLLSQHFAQTEGSDFVFVTKYPRAARPFYTHADHNPDGSLNPDTTRGFDLLFRGIEITSGGQRIHDHAMLMDSIAAYKLNPETLEGYTEVFKYGMPPHGGFAIGAERLTAKLLGISNVRYARAFPRDRHRLTP; the protein is encoded by the coding sequence ATGCCCCGAACGCTTGCGCGGGAACTGCCTCGGCACGAGGGACAGACCGTGAAAATGCAAGGTTTCCTGCACGCCCGCCGCGACCTGGGGGGCGTGCAATTCTTGGTGCTGCGCGATGTGAGCGGCATCACGCAGTGCGTGGGGAGCGGCCTGACCCTGCCGCTGGCCGAGAGCAGTGTCGAGGTGGTCGGCATGGTGAAAGCCCACCCGAAGGCGCCCGGCGGGTTCGAGGTGCAGGTTCAGGACTTCAGGGTGATCTCTGCGGCCACGGAACCCGCCCCGGTCGAGATTCCCAAGATGGAGTGGCACGTGAACCCGGAAACCATGCTGGATTACCGCGTGGTGACCGTGCGCGGCCTGAAGGAACGCGCCGCCCTGAAGGTGCAGGCTGAACTTCTGGCGGCCTTCCGCGATCACCTTCAGCAGGAAGGCTTCACTGAAATCAGCACGCCCAAGATCGTGTCGGCGGGTGCGGAGGGCGGCGCGAACCTGTTTCCCATCGATTACTTCGGGCAGCCCGCTTACCTCGCGCAGAGTCCTCAGCTTTACAAGCAGATCATGGTGGGCGTGTTCGAGCGCGTGTTCGAGGTCGCCCCGGTGTACCGCGCCGAGGAGCACGCGACCAGCCGCCACCTGAACGAGTACCTGTCCCTCGACGTGGAAATGGGCTTCATTCAGGATGAAGAAGAAGTCATGGCGCTCGAGAACCGGTTGCTGGCCGCCATCATGATCCGCCTGGAAGAACGCTGCGCCCACGAGTTCACGCTGCTGAACGCCACCATTCCCGATGTGCCCGCGCACATTCCCCGAATTTCACTGATGGACGCCCGTCAACTCGTTACCGAGAAATTCGGACATCAGGTGGGCGGGAAAGACCTGGATCCGGAAGCTGAACGCCTGCTGTCACAGCATTTCGCGCAGACGGAGGGCAGTGACTTCGTGTTTGTCACCAAGTACCCCCGCGCCGCCCGCCCGTTTTACACGCATGCCGACCACAACCCCGACGGCAGCCTGAACCCCGACACCACACGCGGTTTCGACCTGCTGTTCCGGGGCATCGAGATCACGTCCGGTGGGCAACGCATTCACGACCACGCCATGCTGATGGACAGCATCGCCGCGTATAAACTGAACCCCGAAACGCTGGAAGGCTACACCGAAGTCTTCAAGTACGGCATGCCCCCCCACGGCGGCTTCGCCATCGGCGCAGAACGCCTGACCGCGAAACTCCTCGGCATCAGCAATGTCCGCTATGCCCGCGCCTTCCCGCGCGACAGACACCGCCTGACGCCTTAA
- a CDS encoding YgaP family membrane protein: MKANEGSTDRYLRIGLSLFLFALALMTSGLPSTILWVLGTVALITGLSGFCLVYRLLGMNTCKR, from the coding sequence ATGAAAGCCAACGAAGGATCAACTGACCGCTACCTGCGCATCGGCCTCAGTCTCTTTCTGTTCGCGCTCGCGCTGATGACCAGCGGCCTCCCCTCTACCATTCTGTGGGTGCTGGGCACTGTCGCTCTGATCACGGGCCTCTCGGGCTTCTGTCTCGTGTACCGGCTGCTGGGCATGAACACCTGCAAAAGGTAG